The nucleotide sequence AACAAATAAATTCAAGAGATGCTTTTTCAAAAACAGTAGAACCTTTTCCTCCATGTGAAGAAAAAGATTCTACTGAAATACAAAAACATTCTTCAATTCAAATTGTTTTGGATTATATAGATAATAATCTAGGTGACAATATGCCCCTAGAGGATGCTGCCAAACTCCTCAATGTTTCTCCTTCTTACTTTAGTCGACTCTTTAAAAAAGAAATGGGCGTAAAATTTATTACTTACACTACAAATAGAAAAATAGAAAAAGCTAAAGCTTGGTTAGAGACCACAGATATGCCTATATTAAATATTGCTTTGGAACTAGGCTTCAAAGAAGCTAATTATTTTAGCAAAGTGTTTAGAAAGCTAGAAGGAATCACACCGACAGAATATCGTAAGAGAAACAGTAAGCTCCCTCTGTAGTTTCATTGTTAATTTGCTGTCAGTTCTCACTCTACTTGTCTTCGCTCAACTTATATATTTTCCCGTAAACAGCTCACTTATTTTGCGGATGAACAGAGATTAGAACTGATGCTAGGATTGATGGGAAGCCGATGTTGGTCCGATTTCCGGATGAGAATCGAATCAATGCGGACATGAGATAACAGATCGACAGGCTTGCTGACCAGTCTTTTATTCTTTCACATCTGCTTTCTCTTTCAGCGTTGTGTTTGGCAATAGAAAAGTACAACTTTTGGCAATCAAAAATACAATAGCCAGTACTAACCTTATTACT is from Alkalibacter saccharofermentans DSM 14828 and encodes:
- a CDS encoding response regulator transcription factor, encoding MYKILLTDDEILEREGLKIIIKEVLNSQVLFKEANSGKEAIRLSDAFEPHIIFMDIKMPGLNGIEASQYIKNKHPDIIIIILSAYDDFQLAQQAIRLGVNDYILKPPKPTEINLILHKYIKQINSRDAFSKTVEPFPPCEEKDSTEIQKHSSIQIVLDYIDNNLGDNMPLEDAAKLLNVSPSYFSRLFKKEMGVKFITYTTNRKIEKAKAWLETTDMPILNIALELGFKEANYFSKVFRKLEGITPTEYRKRNSKLPL